The genomic segment ATACCATATTAATTTTAGTGCTGTATCAGAGTTCGGTGTAGCCGATGCGCTTATTACAACAAAAGACTTTGAAAATTTGGAGTACCAAGGAAATATTTTTGCTCCTGAAAATAAAGATGTGCTTATTTTCCCAGAAAAAATTAGTGGAAAATATTACGCTTTACATCGCCCGAGTTTGAAAAGTATTGGTAACTTAGACATTTGGATTGCTTCCTCACCTGATTTGCGTAGTTTTGGTGATCATCGTCATTTATTAGGTATTCGTCCTGGTGAATATGACAGTGGTCGGGTTGGTGGCGGTTGTGTACCAATTAAAACGGAAGAAGGTTGGTTGATTTTATATCATGGCGCAACGGAAGAAAATCGTTATGTCATGGGGGCTGCATTGCTTGATTTAGCTGACCCAACGATTGTCCTAAAAAGAACGACTACACCAATTTTAGAACCAGAAGCTGAATATGAGAAAAACGGTTTCTTCGGAGATGTTGTTTTTGCTTGTGGTGCAATTCAGGAAGGCGATATTCTGCATATGTATTACGGGGTAGCGGATACTTCGATGGCTGGTTGTGATCTGAAAGTAAGCGAGATTTTGCGCCAGTTAGAAGTGGAAAGTAAATGACTTGGCAAAACTATTTGAAAGATTGGCAGGAAGCTGATTTATCAGACGACTGGAAAGCAGAATTAAAGCAAGTGGAAACCGAACAGGAACGCTTTGACGGCTACTTAACTTTTGGAACTGGTGGTATGCGCGGGAAAATGGGCATTGGCTCTAAACGAATGAACATTTTTACTATCAGAAGAGTGGCTCGGGCGCTTGGTGAATATGTCGTGGCAAACGGAGGCGCAGAAAGTGGTGTTGCCATTGCTTATGACTCGAGAAATAATTCGAGCTTGTTTGCAAGAGAGACAGCGAAGGTTCTTTCGGCGCTAAGTGTGCGCGTCTATCTTTCCGATGCGATTCGTCCAACTCCAGCATTATCATTTTGTGTGCGGGAAAAAGCTGCATTTGCCGGCGTCGTTATTACAGCAAGCCATAATCCATCTATTTATAATGGTTTTAAAGTATATGATAAAAATGGTTGTCAAATAACTTTAGGTGCTGCTGAGGAAATTTCTACGTACCTAGAGCGGATAACAAATATTTTTACAATCCCGATTCGCGAACTTCCTAACCTGCTCGTTACTTCCCTTGGAAAAGAAATGGACGATGCGTATTTAAAAGCGCTTCAAAAAGTTGTTTTCCGGCGTGACCTGTTGGCGGATTATGGGAGCGAACTAACTGTTTGTTATACACCGCTACATGGTGCTGGGAAAGAACTTGTCATGCGAGTTCTTACCGAAAACGGCTTTTCTAATGTAGCGATTGTACCGGAGCAAAGTGAGCCAGATGGTAACTTCTCAACTGTTGTTTCGCCAAATCCGGAAGAAGAAAATAGTTTTGAACTTGCTAAAAAACAAGCCAAGAACATCCATGCTGATATTATCTTAGCAACCGATCCTGATGCAGATCGTCTCGGAGTAGCAGTTTTAACTAAAAATGGCGAGTACCAAATTTTGACTGGAAATCAGTTAGGTGCATTATTGCTTGATTATATTTTAGCGGCGAAAGTCAATTTAACATCAGAAGATACGATGATTAACACGATTGTAACTGGCGACTTGGGCGGGGAAATTGCGGCTGAATATGGCATTAACCACATCCAAACGCTGACTGGTTTTAAATTCATCGGTGAAAAAATCGCGGAGATGGAACAAGGGGAGGCTCGGTTTGTCTTCGGTTATGAAGAAAGTTATGGCTATTTAATCGCGCCGTTTGTTCGTGATAAAGATGCAGTCCAAGCGGCGTTACTCGTGTCGGAAATGGCTCTTTATTATAAAAAAGAAGGCACCACATTGCTTCGGAAATTGACTCGTTTATATGAGAAATATGGATACCACGAAGAATTATTGCATACAATAACACTCGAAAGCACTAATGGAAAAGAGAAGATGACCCAAGTAATGGAAATGTTACGTAAGCAGCCAATGTTTATTCCGGAGATAAGCCGAGTGGAGGATTTCGAGGCAAGCGAGTGCGTTAATCTTACAAATGGAAAAGTATCGCCAATCAATTTGCCAAAAGAAAATGTTTTAAAATTCTATTTAAAAAACAATTCTTGGTTTGCGATTCGACCATCAGGAACAGAACCAAAATGCAAGATTTACTTCCAAACTACAGGTGAATCAAAAGAAATCGCCGAAAAAACAATGAATGACTTGAAAAAAGATGTTTTAACTTTATGGGATTAATAAATAGCTGAAAATCATATTCTCGTGATTTTCAGCTATTTTGAAAAGAGAAAGTAGTTGAAAAAACCTAAAAGCCACTGATAATCGTACAATTAAGAAATAAATAGGTTTTTTATTCGATAATAACGTTCAATTATAAGCTTTTGACATTGAAAAGAAATAGTTAGTGTGTTATGATGATTAATGGAAGTTTATTAGGTTTATATTTAGCCTAGTGATTAATGAGGGCTTTTTTATTTGATGCGTTAGAACTGCTATGATAGCAGAGAAAGATTTCTGATGCCGTGAATCATTTTGCTTGGTGCGCCCAGGCTTTTCTATTGCAGAAAAATGAAAATGAAAGATAGCAGTTTTCATAAAACAACTGCAAATGAACAGACAAACAATCGTAATAAGCGTATTGTGATGAATTATAAAAGTAGCTCTCCTACCAAACTTTAAACAGGTAAAGGAGAAATGACATTGACAAAATTTTCGGAGTTCGGACTGGACGAAAAAATTGTAAAATCAGTAAATCGGATGGGGTTTGAAGAAGCGACACCAATCCAAGAAAAGACAATTCCACTAGGATTAGCAGGTAAAGACTTAATTGGACAAGCACAAACAGGTACTGGTAAAACAGCCGCTTTTGGTCTCCCAATGATCCACAAAATTGACCAAAAGAGTAATAACGTACAAGCTTTAATTATCGCTCCAACACGGGAACTTGCAATCCAAGTTTCAGAAGAGCTTTATAAACTTAGCTATGACAAACATGTACGTGTGCTAGCAGTTTACGGTGGTAGTGATATCAGCCGTCAAATCCGTTCACTTAAGAAATTCCCACAAATCGTAGTTGGTACGCCAGGACGTATTTTGGATCATATTAACCGTCGCACATTGAAACTAGAAAACGTGGAAACACTTGTACTAGATGAAGCAGACGAAATGCTAAATATGGGCTTCATTGACGATATCGAAACTATCCTAAAAGAAGTACCAGCAGAACGTCAAACATTACTATTTTCTGCAACAATGCCTGATCCAATTCGCCGCATCGGTGAACGTTTCATGCATAGCCCAGAACTTATTCGCATCAAAGCGAAAGAAATGACTGCACTATTAATCGAACAATTCTTCGTAAAAGTGCATGAAAAAGAAAAATTTGACGTATTATCTCGTTTACTAGACGTTCAAGCGCCAGAACTTGCTATTATTTTTGGCCGTACAAAACGTCGTGTAGATGAATTATCTCGTGCGCTTGATATGCGTGGTTATGTAGCTGAAGGTATTCACGGCGACTTAACTCAAGCGAAACGTATGAGTGTATTACGCAAATTTAAAGAAGGAAAAATTGATGTTCTAGTTGCGACAGACGTAGCAGCACGTGGACTTGATATTTCCGGCGTAACTCACGTATATAACTATGACATTCCTCAAGATCCAGAAAGCTATGTTCACCGTATTGGTCGTACTGGTCGTGCTGGTAAAGAAGGTATGGCAATTACATTCGTACAACCTCGCGAAATGGGTTACCTGCGTATCGTAGAAGAAACTACGAAAAAACGTATGCAACCACTTCAAGCTCCTACATGGGACGAAGCTTTTGCAGGTCAATTACGCGTAGCAACAGAAAAAATTCAAGAAGCAGTTACAGAAGAAAATCTTTCTGATTACAAAACATATGCTAATCAA from the Listeria seeligeri serovar 1/2b str. SLCC3954 genome contains:
- a CDS encoding BtaManbiosPhlase is translated as MNIYRYEENPLITPLDVKPIHGGFEVIGAFNAGVAKYNGEVLLLLRVAEKPVSEDPEVVLAPVYNAKEEKLELQSFRLDDENYDFEDPRMIRDKAKLEGFSYLTSLSYIRIARSKDGHNFTLDEKPFLYPFNEYQTFGIEDARVTQIGDTYHINFSAVSEFGVADALITTKDFENLEYQGNIFAPENKDVLIFPEKISGKYYALHRPSLKSIGNLDIWIASSPDLRSFGDHRHLLGIRPGEYDSGRVGGGCVPIKTEEGWLILYHGATEENRYVMGAALLDLADPTIVLKRTTTPILEPEAEYEKNGFFGDVVFACGAIQEGDILHMYYGVADTSMAGCDLKVSEILRQLEVESK
- a CDS encoding phospho-sugar mutase — translated: MTWQNYLKDWQEADLSDDWKAELKQVETEQERFDGYLTFGTGGMRGKMGIGSKRMNIFTIRRVARALGEYVVANGGAESGVAIAYDSRNNSSLFARETAKVLSALSVRVYLSDAIRPTPALSFCVREKAAFAGVVITASHNPSIYNGFKVYDKNGCQITLGAAEEISTYLERITNIFTIPIRELPNLLVTSLGKEMDDAYLKALQKVVFRRDLLADYGSELTVCYTPLHGAGKELVMRVLTENGFSNVAIVPEQSEPDGNFSTVVSPNPEEENSFELAKKQAKNIHADIILATDPDADRLGVAVLTKNGEYQILTGNQLGALLLDYILAAKVNLTSEDTMINTIVTGDLGGEIAAEYGINHIQTLTGFKFIGEKIAEMEQGEARFVFGYEESYGYLIAPFVRDKDAVQAALLVSEMALYYKKEGTTLLRKLTRLYEKYGYHEELLHTITLESTNGKEKMTQVMEMLRKQPMFIPEISRVEDFEASECVNLTNGKVSPINLPKENVLKFYLKNNSWFAIRPSGTEPKCKIYFQTTGESKEIAEKTMNDLKKDVLTLWD
- the cshA gene encoding degradosome RNA helicase CshA, which codes for MTKFSEFGLDEKIVKSVNRMGFEEATPIQEKTIPLGLAGKDLIGQAQTGTGKTAAFGLPMIHKIDQKSNNVQALIIAPTRELAIQVSEELYKLSYDKHVRVLAVYGGSDISRQIRSLKKFPQIVVGTPGRILDHINRRTLKLENVETLVLDEADEMLNMGFIDDIETILKEVPAERQTLLFSATMPDPIRRIGERFMHSPELIRIKAKEMTALLIEQFFVKVHEKEKFDVLSRLLDVQAPELAIIFGRTKRRVDELSRALDMRGYVAEGIHGDLTQAKRMSVLRKFKEGKIDVLVATDVAARGLDISGVTHVYNYDIPQDPESYVHRIGRTGRAGKEGMAITFVQPREMGYLRIVEETTKKRMQPLQAPTWDEAFAGQLRVATEKIQEAVTEENLSDYKTYANQLLEKYDATDIAAAMLKMLAKEPDKTPVHITEERPLPSRGGGGYKGKGGNGKGGKGGGGYRGGSGKGGSYRDRNNSGKGRRSGGGSGGGNGSGGGNRDRRGNGEQRPSGGGNKGSYSQKSK